CCAACTTGGAAGCAAGTCAAAGTGTGTCAGTTCCGCAATCATTTGGTGATGAGGTGAAAAGCGTATTTTTCGGTATGATGAACCAATGGTTCAATAAGTTTAAACGAGCCAATCCTATGAGTCCACAACCTCCACCCCTATTGTGCCTTTTTCGGCACCTCCATGTCCTTAAAATCCTGTGACTACCACTGTTATTCTCCCTCAGTGGATAAGATTCGAAAATTTAGAGTTGAGGAATTCAGAAGTAAGGTTTACAATGATCCTACAAAAGCAGAGTACTGGTTAGTGAATACGAAGAGAGTCTTTATAGAATTGATGTGTACACCTAAAGATTGTCTAAGATGTGCAATTTCATTGTTGAAAGACAAAGTATATACTTAGGGTGGGATACTTTAACTACAATTACATCCAATGATCGTATTAACTGGGGCTTCTTTCAGACAGAATTTAGGAAGAAATATGTTAGCTAGTAGTATCTcgacaagaaaaagaaagtttcttgaattgaaacagagAAATAGATCAATAGCTAAGTATGAACGGGAATTCTTACAGTTGAGCAAGTATGCCTGTAATATTGTATCAAATGAAGAATAGATGTGCATTAGATTCGAAAAtggtttgaatgatgaaatttgcatgTCTCTTGTAGTATTAAAATTACGTGAATTTATTAAACTCTCAGAATGAGCTCAAAAAGTTGAAGAAATCTACAAGATTAAACGGTAATCTGATTTGAGATCTCGAGATTTCAACAAAAGAGGATCATCTAAATCAGCTCAGACTTTTCCATCAAAAAAGCTCAAATATGATACAAATTGATCGGCTGCTCCTTTAGAGTTTATTGGCAGAGATAAACCGAGGCAAAGTAACTTAAAGTCTATTAATTATTCGGCGGCTAGTGTTAGTAGTGTGAGAAATGTTGAGAATACTGTTTTGTGATGAATGTGGAAAAAGGCATTTCGACGAATGTCGGTCTAAGTTAGGAATTTGGTTTCAATGTAGATCTCTTAACCATTTTTTCCGAGATTGTCCAAAATGACATAGTGATTTGGAAAAATTGTTTGCAAATGATGTACGAAATATTTGGATGACATCATTAGGAGATTAgctaaataaaatggaaaatttaaagaaatgtctAGTGAGATAGGCTATGTGAGTTAGGAGAGGTAGATAGGGTCAAAAGGGGCACTTGATGAATAAACTGCAAGGTTTGTTGGATAAGGATAGAGATGACGATAATTAGGCTAAAATGATTGATACTAAGTTATAGTTGAATCTTGAGATTGAAAAGGATGAACGGTACGGGAACAGAGGGCTCATGTGAATTGGTTGAAGTTGGGAGATAGAAATACTACTTTTTTTCCCAGTCAAGCATCTCAACCTAAAGAGGCAACTTTATAAGTAGGTTGAAGTATGAGGATGGAAGGGAAACGAGTGTGAGGGCAAAATGGAGGAAATATCTCAATCTTATTTTCAAAAACTGTTTTCATCAGAAAGTATGGGAAATTATGAGCATCTCCTGTTGGGCATTAAAAGGTGTGGTTCAAATGAAGACAATCAAAGGTTAACAAAGAGATATATGAAAGAATAGGTGAGAGTGGCGCTTAATGAGATGAGGCCTACTATGGCTCCCGGTGATAATGGATTTTCGACTCTGTTTTTCCAAAAATGTTGGCCCATAGTTGGATGAgatgtcacttcttttttttttagtattttaaacgaatgtatgaattttgattagCTAAATATTACCAATATTGTGCTAATTCCGAAGATTGCCCATCTTTCGATTATAGGAAATTTCAAGCCTATTAGCTTATGCAATGTGCTTtataaattgatagctaaagtgATAGCAAATCATTTTAGAGAAGTTTTAGAAGTTTGTATTGATAGTGCGCAAAGCGCTTTTGTTCCTGGAAGGTTGATTTCGAATAATGTGCTAATGGCTTATGAAATAATGCATACATTTAGACAAAAAAGGGTGGGGGAAAAAAGGTTTTATGGTGATGAAACTTGACATGAGTAAAGCTTACAATAGGGTGCTTACAATAGGGtcaaatagaatttttttaaaggaaatgaTATTACAGATGGGATTTGATTTGGGCCGGGTTTCATTTATAATGAAGTGTGTTACTACTGTCAGATATTCGGTGATCATAAATGGAAAGGCTGGTGAAGTTTTTCAACCATCTAGAGGATTTAGACAAGGTGACCCTTTAagcctatttttatttttgatttgcaGTGAGGGACTTTCTGCTCTTATGATACTAGCAATGAAGGATGGTTTATTAAGAGAGGCTAAAACAAGCAGAAATAGCCCACAAGTTTCTCATTTATTATTGGTTGATAATTGTGTCCTCTTTGTAAAGGTTACTGCTAGACTACCAGAGGGGCCCACACTTTGGGAACGATTCTAAGGAAGTATGAGAATTGTTCAGGTCAGTGtgttaattatgataaattaatCGTCTATTTTAGCTTTAATACATTAAAAGGGGAGAGACAGGTGGTTTCTGATATTCCAGGTGTACAAAGCTCTAGTGATCCCAAAAGGTACTTTGGTCTTCCAAACATGGTGGGGAGAAATAAAAGAGCATCTTTTCATGTTTTGAAGGATAGATTTAAGAGGCACATCGACAATTGGAGTGTTAGGCTTTTATCTTAATGaggaaatgaaatttttattaaggTTATTCTTTAAGCCATCTCGATTTACACAATGGCATGTTTTTTACTCCTTAAGTCTTTTTGCGATGAATTAGAAAGCAAAATTGCTAATTCCTGGTGGCAAAAGGGATATGGTAAAAGGGGCATTCATTGGTGCATGTGGAAGCATTTGTGTGACCTTAAAGAGAATAGGGATTTGGGTTTTAGGAGCCTTGATAAATTTAATGTTGCTTTGTTAGCCAAACAAGGGTGGCGACCCATTAATTATCCAGATTCTTTATTAGCTTGTGTGTTGAAAGCAAAGTATTATTTGAATTCAGATTTTTTAAATGCGGAGTTAGGAAATATACCTTCGTATACCTAGAAGAGTGTGTGGGTAGCAAAGGGTCTCTTGAAAATGGATTGTGTTAGAAAGTGGGGCCGGGAGAAAGGATTTCTAGTTGGGGAGACTTGTGGATTTCGAGGTCTGTGAAGATAGGTTGAGTAACACCAAAAATAATGAGAACACTTGATTAGTCTCATATTTAATTGATGCAACAAATAGAACATGGAAGGCAGATTTAATTAACAATACCTTTAGTGTGGATGTCGGAAGGAAAATTTTACAGATTCCCTTGGCGATGGCCAGTCACGAAAATATCCAAATCTAGAGAGGTGAGTCTTCCAAAGAATTTACAGTTAGAAGcacctataaactattacaataGGGTAATTTTGCTTCTAATAATAACTTTATACAAATCGGGCTTTAAAGGAATTTTATAGGAAATTATGGAATCTAAAAATTCCCccgaaaattaaaattatagtgTGGAAGATTTCCTAGAATTACATTCCTACATTAACTAATCTCAGATACAAGAGAATCGCAGTGGCAGTATCTTACCCTAGATGTCACGGGCCAGAGGAGAATAGGAACCATATTTTTCGAAACTGTCTTACAATAAAAGAGGTGGGGAACTTTTTAAATCTATCTTGGATCTTAAATAATATGGACCAGGGTGTATAGGATTGGCTTACCTGGGTTTTTAAATCGGGGACTAGTGAGCAGTGTAGGCTGTTCTGCTGTGGATTATGGGTGCTCTGGACATCAAGATACCAGTTAGTGCATGAAAGCAGAAACACGTCtggaaatgagattttgaaatGGATTCTTAGTTATGTAAAAGAATTTGATGGTTTGGAGGCGAGAAAACTTACCAATATAGTTGTAGAAGAGCACTGGAAACCCCTACCTAGTAcgaatttgaaaataaacttCGATACATCTTCCGACAGTCATTGGTCCAGATCTGGTTCTAGGTTGGTAGTACAGGATGTGGGGGTGGGACTTTGGCTTCGAAAACTGTACTTCATCAAGCAGTGCCCTCTCCGTTCGCAACAGAAGCACATGCATGTTTACAAGCCATTCAGTTAGGAACTTTCATGGGTTTCACTTCAATAATAATTGAAGGTGACGCTAAGACAATAATCAAGAAGTGCAACTCAACAAATCCAGACAAATCAGCAATGGGGGCGTTAATTAGAGATATTCATGCATAAAAAGAACATTTCCAAGAGATTTTATCAGTACATACCCAGATCGGCGAATCTACTTGCCCACACCCTAGCCCAAGAAGCTCTAAAAAAGGAGGATGAACAACACATGGTGGGAGGTGTGGCTGACTATGTTCATCGCGAAATGGTGAGAAGAAAAGCTCGACATCCGAATTGACAAAGCTTCAGGAGGGTTTTGCACAAAGGATAATAGTAACAGAAAAGTTTTGAGAATTTTGGAAACTGCTACTTTTTCAATAGCTGGAACATTAAAGGGGGAAATGTAGAGGTGCTCAATCGGTTAACCGACTCGAAATAatattaatcgaattaatcgacctttcaaaatttttaaccgttaatcgaatcgaaaatttttcagttaattcggtcgattaattgaattaaccgaaaattatatgttttttaatttttagttaaaataagtataaaattaaccgaattaaccgaattaatcgaattacccgaattacctaaattaatcgaattaaccgaattatttgtataaaattatatgttttttatttttagttttatttttagttttagatttttatttttatttattaaattatttgtaatttttatgattgggttgggtaattgggttgagttgggtacttgggttaatatatattagattggatatttgggtttatgttggattgaGTTTGAGTGAATAGTggactatttatatattataattttatttattaattttttcggttaactgactggtttcgaaccgaattaaccgttaacagaaaactcaaaaaattattaacagaCCCCGACCGAATTAATCCGGTTAACCAACCGATTAATCGAATTCAAtcgattaaccgaattttttctgTTTTACCTAAATTTTGCACACCTATAGGCAAATGAATGTTGTCGTGATTGACTGGATATTTGTGTCAAGAGTTTCTTTAATCTGTTTTGTTTTTAAGGACCTTAGGCTGAGTCTGTTTTGTTTGTTTGGGCCaacttttgtttttagtttttgaCTGTGATTTACTTAGGATATTGGGTTGCGCCTGGTTACTTATAAGGCCAGTCTTTTtgttttttcgttttcttttataataatatatccAGTCCactatttatcaaaaaaaaatataagttacataaaataattatataccctaaactttaaactttcatttcaataatattataaattaatatatataatttatctaaaattattatcattaaaaaaatttaacacttaaatattattataaattagaaACATTTATAGAAACAATAAAagcattaaatatataatatttataatacttATTTCCAAAAAtctatcatataaattaaaatgaaatgaaaaacaaaaatataaagaacccTAATTACATATATAAAGGATTGGAATTGGACCCATCAAAGGTGGAAGAGACGTTGATAGAATTAAAACCAAGCTTTGATGATTGGATCTGCTAGAGTTTTGGGTTGATCAAATGAAGTTTTTGGGCCGAGAGTTTTCCTTAATTTttggacaattttttttttgacaatgATACCCTATTAATTCCTAATGTCTCATGTATTGTGGAgttgattttatatattatatcaatttactTTTGAAATGAGGAACATCAACAAAAAATTATGTACAGAAAACCAACTTAGATTTACTTTGTTTATCGTCCACTGAAAGTATGAATGGATTATACAGTGAAAAGTTGTACAATGAGATTTTAggctttttttatatttttttattagaaatttatgaatattttatatttttttctgcatattataatttgaaaatgtaattttcataatataaaaaaataaattatgaattttaaattttctttcaaaaaattccGATAATTTAAAGATTCTAAAATTgccaaattgatattttaattacaatttagggagtaaattaattattaaacttgAGTTAATGCACTGTGTGttcaatttttcataattaaacgaTAGGAAAAAGAAAACCCTTACTAATTATTTGGTAATTATTGGTATACAAATCTATCCATGAGTCAATGTCCACTTTAAAAGAAACTAGTCTTAAGCTTGAGCTAGCTTGGTCCTCCCATAAAactcatttataatttaaaaataataaaaacatataactttatgctaatgtttatatttttttataattaaatttaaataaaaaatattacttaATTTAAATTTGGAGATCTATCGACTCAAAGATAAAAAAGTTGTTGTCCAAACCCAGACCAAAGTCAAGTCAAGTGGAAGGAGCCAATTGGGGACAAGACTATTGGTATAGAGCTTATCTAAATATATTTTAGGAATACTAATTTAATGGTTCATGTGAATGTCTATTTAGGTAAAAGTATTAGGGAAGTCTATGTATTTAGAGGAGGATTACATTTCAGctcttttattgaaaaaataagtaaattagccTTTATACAATTTGAAGGGTGTAAATTAACCttcgttaattttttttttgttaaacgaTAATGTGGAATGttaatttaaatggttaattactaATTTGGTCCATGAACtttagttaaaatattattttgaaacttttttttaattcttaacaataattttaaaaaattaaaaaaatcttaaaataaaaataaattattaaaatattaaataaaacacattttaGATTACAGGCGCCTTTCATGGGGGTTCTACAACATTTTTAAGGGAATCTATTGGAAATGCAGTATTTTTTAGTGTGTATGAATATGTTCGTTATTATATGCACTTTCAGCTAAATATGTGGTTCATCTGACCATAACAATTTGGAAGATATGGGAATTGGAATTCTGGGTGATGTAGCTGTAAACATTCTAACATTCTTGTACattgatttttcaattttaagTTACAATATGGTCTATCTGTATTtagttttattcttaatttttttttttttagttttgataaACTATTTTAACTTCAAACGTAACAAAAATTATTATCGAGACCACTTTAAAGAAAAACTCTTCCACaaaatttttcaagttttaaattgaataagatgttATAAATTAGCACAAAAAGATAGATAGCAACACGGCGGAGGTTTTATAACAATCAAAATACTATTGAAACTAGATTACGATATTCAAATTGTTTCCTCTACCGGATGTCTGGACTTAGAGGATACTACACACGCCTGGGTCCTACTATAGTAAAGAGCTTTTCTTGCTAATGCAGTTGTGATTCTCACTTGAGAGCTTTTCCTACTATACTAAGGAAGCTAATAATTAATTCATCCATCTAGTCACAAcaaactttttaacttttttgaaGTTATATAATTAGTCACCacattatttttgataatttttagttatttttaagttttttaattgtttagaattattattaagaaaatttttaaaaaaattaaaaattatattttagttataatttaggtaccaaattaataACTATTAAAATTAACGTTTCCCCTCATCATtgagaaaattttaatgaaatggtTAGTTTAAAcgtttttaaatgtataaaaattaatttatttatttttttaataaatggatcaaaatataatttatttctaaatATAGGGGTTTTCTCGATACTTTTAACTGTGTATTTAAAACTTAAGAGATATGTGACTCaaatggttaattttgaatagttacatgattaaattgtaactttttagAATTGAACGATGAATGTGTAAAGTTATAAAGGAATGAGCATGGGTGTCTAAAAGTCTAATTCCAACAACAGCGACCGCTAACGTGCGCCTCTCAGTCTCCTCGACAAATTCCATTATCGCCAACATTTCACTGCTATTCGTCCCTCAGGTCTGGTTTATTCTCCAATCTCTGTATCTTTACATATTTCTTCAGGCCATATTAGTTATTTTGAAAACCCtagattttccttttcttttattctttttgaaaTCTTATTTCCTCATTGGGTTACGTGCACTAGAGGGAGAGTAGGACCTAGGCATTGAGGATACTTTGTGGAAAACTCATTAATCGGAGGAAACTCTATCCATATTTAGTGTAAATAGAACATTTTGGTGAATATTTGTAAGGATTTGCTGAGGCTTGGAACTTTTTGGTTTTGGCTTCGGGACTTTTGGCTTATGGCTTTAGTTGCTTGAATGAAGGAATTTTTATTCGAAATTATGAGCTTCGGGCTTTTGGTTATTGAGACATGGAAAGTGATGACGGTTCAAACTCCAAGGCAGGTCCACAATTGCAATTTGATTTGGGGAATAATGTTGAGCTAGGGCTAGAAAAGGTTACATTACAGAATTCTTTGAAACTTAGGAACAAGAAAATGGATGGTGGTGGGGGCTCTAAGAAAAGACTAAAAGTAACAGCGGTGGAGGTTGATGTTGATTCAGATGATGATGAGCCCATTTTGTCCTTGTTGAAGTTAAGAAAACCCAAGAATCCTAAAAAGGATAAGGCTGGTTTGGAAGGCAGCGCTGGGAAGTGCAAGAAGGTTGAAGTTAAAGCAGTTAAAACTGAGGGCAAGAATGAGGAGGATTTGGGGGGAATGAATGATACGTTGGCCAGCTTTAGAAAGAAGCTAAAGGATCCCAAGAAAGATGTTGATCCAGGAGCAAAGAGGGAAAGGGATTATTCTTTGAATAAGTCTGTGGAGGGTGGTGTAGTTTTGGATGGGAAATCTGTGTCGAACACTGGTGTGAAAGGTCAGGATATTGGTGAAGACAGGTCTGATGCGGTTACTGATACAGTTTTCGAAAGAAAGCATACAGGGAAAGTAAGGAGAGCCAAGTTTGATTCAAAATCCAAGCTCATCGAGGTTGATGATGAATCCAGAGCTAAGCTAGAGGAAGATCAGAATGAGGGAGGTTTGTCGCCTGAGGGTGGTTTGAATCAACATTCTCACGAGGCACAATCTGATTCAGTGAGGAAATCTTGCCCAATTACGAGTTTGAAACATAATTGCAAGGGTTCCCATCATGCTTCTGCTTCAAAGAATCCTAGCAGAAATTATGGTGATAGGTCTCATTCAGATTCTAGTTCAAGCTTCTCACATTCATTCTCCAAAGAATGCAACACAGCTGAGAATCAAGGATTTGGCCATAGTGTGTGTCAACAAGAAAGCATTTTGGAACCAGGTGACTTAAATGTTCAAAAGGGTCCTTCAGGGGATCCATGTAGGTCACCTAAAGTTTGTGACAAAGAAAAATATGGGCATTCCAACATTGAGCTCAGGGACAATTGCTCAGCAGTTGACCAGAGGAATAAGCCAGAAAGTGGAGGTTCACGACAAACTAAACATAACCTGTTACCGTCTGTTGTTGATTCACTGAAGATGGAAGATACTTGCACTGATGTTCCAAATGCTTGCGCTGAGGAAAACTCTTTAGAAGACTCTGTTCATCCCAATGAATTTGTTGCCTCCATTCAGAGGTGCAACTCTGCTCTCCGTCAACCTTCTGAAGATGCATGCCATGGTGCGTGTGGTCCCAGCCATGATACTCTTTTCATCAGCAAAGAGGCCAATGTTGATTCTCCCACATCAACACCTGATGAAAATGAAAGTTTTCATGAAGATGCAATCTCTCTCCCCAGTTCTGAAATCAAAGACAGTATGTCATCAGCTGTACAGCGAGGTGGGCGCAGTATTAAAAAGCGTAGACATGGAGATATGGCTTATGAAGGGGATGCTGATTGGGAGAATTTGCTAAATGAGCAAGGGTTTTTTGGAAATCAACAGTTTGCAGACAGTGATCGTTCCTTTAGAGCAAAAGAGAAGTTTGATGAGGCAGCAGTATCATCTGGACTGAAAGCTCGTGCTGTGGGACCAGTTGAGAAGATCAAATTTAAGGAGGTCTTGAAGGGTAGAGGTGGGCTACAGGAATACTTGGAATGCAGGTttgtgaatatttatataattttgtttgcTGTTTGTAATTGTTATGAATGTTTATGAGTATGGATTCCTTTTTTATGCTCTCATTCTGTTTTTGTTTTAAACTATAACTATTAATTACATTGAGACCTAGGGTGCCAGGTAGCATCTTTTtgtagtaattttattttttgtgatcTGTGGTTTGGCATCTATAGTATTCATAAACTTTAAGGATTTGTACTGGTCACTTTCTTTGATAGGAGCTGATATGATCGCTAGTTTCCATTGTGCTGCATTCAGATTttctgttttaaaaaattatgttttcttcAATGGAATTTAATTTCTTGGTGCTGCAGGAATCATATCTTAGGTCTTTGGAGTAAAGATGTTAACCGCATTTTGCCTCTTGCTGAGTGTGGTGTTACTGACACTCCTTCAGAGGGTGAACCACCCCGAGCTTCCCTAATCAGGGAGATATATGCATTTCTTGATCAGGGTGTAAGTGTTTGCTCTTGAATGAGTGAAAATTTATCCATATGTTTGTTGATGGAtacggttttttttttttttttttgaatttctctaATTTTAGTACCTTTGTAAAGTATGTTGATCTTGAAGTTTGGATAACCTCTCTTTGCAGGGTTACATAAACTTTGGAATTgcttcaaagaaagaaaaagctgAGCTTAGGGTTAAGGATAACCGCAAGCTTctaaaggaaagaaaaaattatGGCAATTCTGTGGCCTCTGTTGCTGATTCAGAGGATGGAGTTGCCTTCATCCTTGGCCAAGTCAAGAATTCTGAAGCCTCAATGGATGCAAAGATCAGTGTTAGAGTTGATGATGAAAACCAGGCATCTGAAGCCACAATACCTGAAGTGTTGGTTGATTCGATCACATCAGAATTACCTTGCAGAAAAGAACAAAAGGAACACCCAAGTGATAATTGCCAGCAAAATGGCAGCATCAGTGCAAAACTAAACCCTTTATTGATTAGTTCGCAGGTTCCAAGTGCAGATCTATCTTGTGATGCTATTGACATGGGAATAGCCCCTGTAGTAACTCCAGAAGAAAGAAATGACTCTCATTATGTTCAGTCTGCAACTTATGATAAACCTGATGGGAATCATCAACTGCAGGGTGATTCAGAGGTCAGAAAGAACATCATAATTGTTGGAGCTGGTCCTGCTGGATTGACTGCTGCACGCCACTTGAAACGTCAGGGATTTTCTGTAGTAGTACTTGAGGCTAGGGATAGGATAGGAGGTCGTGTTTATACTGATTGCTCCTCTCTTTCAGTACCTGTGGATCTTGGGGCTAGCATTATTACTGGAGTTGAGGCTGATGTGTCAACTAATAGAAGACCAGATCCATCCTCACTGATTTGTGCACAGTTGGGGCTAGAGTTGACTGTGTTGAATAGTTCCTGTCCTCTTTATGACATTGTATCTGGTCAAAAGGTTCCTGCTGATCTGGATGATGCTCTGGAAGCTGAATACAATAGTCTTCTTGATGATATGGTGTTTCTTGTTGCTCAAAAAGGTCAAAAAGCAATGACAATTTCTCTTGAGGATGGTTTAGAATTTGCCCTAAAAAGGCATCGGATGGAAGAAATAGGAGCTGATATTGAAGAAATAGAATCACATTCTTCAGTGGATGCTGTCTATGACTTGAAAGCAAGCAATGGAAAAAAATGTTCTGAAGGGGAGATTTTGAGTCCTCTTGAGAGAAGGGTTATGAATTGGCACTATGCCCACTTGGAGTATGGCTGTGCTGCTCCGCTTAAGGAAGTGTCTCTTCCCAATTGGAATCAAGATGATGTTTATGGCGGCTTTGGAGGAGCCCATTGTATGATTAAAGGAGGTTACAGTAAGGTGGTTGAGTCTCTTGGAGAAGGACTTCTGATCCACTTGAGCCATGTAGTCACaaatatttcatacggcccaaagGACCCTGGGATTGATAATAGTCATCATAGGCAGGTCAAAGTTTCAACGTCAAATGGCAGTGAATTTTCAGGAGATGCTGTGCTGATCACTGTGCCACTTGGTTGCTTGAAAGCAGGAGCCATAaagttttctcctccattgccccAATGGAAACATTCTTCCATACAGCAACTTGGTTTTGGAGTACTTAATAAAGTTGTTTTGGAATTTCCAGAAGTTTTTTGGGATGATACTGTGGATTACTTTGGAGTGACTGCTGAGGAAACAGATAGTAGAGGCCATTGCTTTATGTTTTGGAATGTCCGAAAAACTGTTGGGGCTCCTGTTCTTATAGCCTTAGTGGCTGGTAAGGCAGCTATTGATGGTCAAACTATGAGCTCATCAGATCATGTAAACCATGCTGTACTTATTCTCCGAAAACTTTTTGGTGAGGCTTCAGTTCCTGATCCTGTTGCCTCAGTTGTAACTGATTGGGGAAGGGATCCTTTCAGTTACGGTGCTTACTCCTATGTTGCCATTGGAGCATCTGGAGAAGACTATGATATGCTGGGCAGGCCTGTTGAGAACTGCTTGTTTTTTGCTGGA
The sequence above is drawn from the Gossypium hirsutum isolate 1008001.06 chromosome A05, Gossypium_hirsutum_v2.1, whole genome shotgun sequence genome and encodes:
- the LOC107959789 gene encoding lysine-specific histone demethylase 1 homolog 3; this translates as MESDDGSNSKAGPQLQFDLGNNVELGLEKVTLQNSLKLRNKKMDGGGGSKKRLKVTAVEVDVDSDDDEPILSLLKLRKPKNPKKDKAGLEGSAGKCKKVEVKAVKTEGKNEEDLGGMNDTLASFRKKLKDPKKDVDPGAKRERDYSLNKSVEGGVVLDGKSVSNTGVKGQDIGEDRSDAVTDTVFERKHTGKVRRAKFDSKSKLIEVDDESRAKLEEDQNEGGLSPEGGLNQHSHEAQSDSVRKSCPITSLKHNCKGSHHASASKNPSRNYGDRSHSDSSSSFSHSFSKECNTAENQGFGHSVCQQESILEPGDLNVQKGPSGDPCRSPKVCDKEKYGHSNIELRDNCSAVDQRNKPESGGSRQTKHNLLPSVVDSLKMEDTCTDVPNACAEENSLEDSVHPNEFVASIQRCNSALRQPSEDACHGACGPSHDTLFISKEANVDSPTSTPDENESFHEDAISLPSSEIKDSMSSAVQRGGRSIKKRRHGDMAYEGDADWENLLNEQGFFGNQQFADSDRSFRAKEKFDEAAVSSGLKARAVGPVEKIKFKEVLKGRGGLQEYLECRNHILGLWSKDVNRILPLAECGVTDTPSEGEPPRASLIREIYAFLDQGGYINFGIASKKEKAELRVKDNRKLLKERKNYGNSVASVADSEDGVAFILGQVKNSEASMDAKISVRVDDENQASEATIPEVLVDSITSELPCRKEQKEHPSDNCQQNGSISAKLNPLLISSQVPSADLSCDAIDMGIAPVVTPEERNDSHYVQSATYDKPDGNHQLQGDSEVRKNIIIVGAGPAGLTAARHLKRQGFSVVVLEARDRIGGRVYTDCSSLSVPVDLGASIITGVEADVSTNRRPDPSSLICAQLGLELTVLNSSCPLYDIVSGQKVPADLDDALEAEYNSLLDDMVFLVAQKGQKAMTISLEDGLEFALKRHRMEEIGADIEEIESHSSVDAVYDLKASNGKKCSEGEILSPLERRVMNWHYAHLEYGCAAPLKEVSLPNWNQDDVYGGFGGAHCMIKGGYSKVVESLGEGLLIHLSHVVTNISYGPKDPGIDNSHHRQVKVSTSNGSEFSGDAVLITVPLGCLKAGAIKFSPPLPQWKHSSIQQLGFGVLNKVVLEFPEVFWDDTVDYFGVTAEETDSRGHCFMFWNVRKTVGAPVLIALVAGKAAIDGQTMSSSDHVNHAVLILRKLFGEASVPDPVASVVTDWGRDPFSYGAYSYVAIGASGEDYDMLGRPVENCLFFAGEATCKEHPDTVGGAMLSGLREAVRLIDIFTTGNDYTAEVEAMEGAQRRSESGRDEVRDIIKRLEAVELSNVLYKNSLDRAWVLSREALLQDMFFNVKTTSGRLHLAKKLLGLPVESLKSFAGTKEGLSTLNSWMLDSMGKDGTQLLRHCVRLLVLVSTDLLAVRSSGIGKTVKEKICVHTSRDIRAIASQLVSVWLEVFRKAKASSKRKPLKDTASGKPPLHSQHCAFESKASLQDPFPAGKQYPFYAKENGKSVDMEVESVNQGMSEEEQAAFAAEAAARAAAKAAAEALASTEANCNKLLQLPKIPSFHKFARREQYAQMDEGKWPGGVLGRQDCISEIDSRNCRVRDWSVDFSAACVNLDSSRMSVDNLSQRSHLKLREHSGESLAVDSSIFTKAWVENAGSEGIKDCHAIERWQSQAAAADPDFFHPTNFKDEEDSNASSRQTTWKHDGRANESSISQVSVNKERFENHPHGTDRIKQAVVDYVASLLMPLYKARKIDKEGYKSIMKKTATKVMEQATDAEKNMAVSEFLDFKRKNKIRPFVDKLIERHMAMKPIMKP